One part of the Arabidopsis thaliana chromosome 1 sequence genome encodes these proteins:
- the REV3 gene encoding recovery protein 3: MADSQSGSNVFSLRIVSIDYYMASPIPGYNICYSSFQGSEVNEVPVIRIYGSTPAGQKTCLHIHRALPYLYIPCSEIPLEHHKGVDGSTLALSLELEKALKLKGNAASKRQHIHDCEIVRAKKFYGYHSTEEAFVKIYLYHPPDVARAASLLLAGAVLGKSLQPYESHIPFILQFLVDYNLYGMGHVHISKMKFRSPVPHHFRPRRFDLDDCPGQRIDEVAITKANSSAAASVSFPVWSLSTIPGQWMWNLSEESDTPLSQSQHRHQHHYRRQSLCELEGDATSSDILNQQFKMYNSLSQAQSDTNMVQSLVAIWEEEYERTGVHDAPIPPDPGKPSAADVLQTMSDYVGFGNMLKEMLNKVELSPPGMKPTAVSSAGPDMHAKPEITDLQALNHMVGTCSEFPASEQLSPLGEKSEEASMENDEYMKTPTDRDTPAQIQDAEALGLFKWFASSQAAEDINSDDEILRETILSPLLPLASINKVLEMASTDYVSQSQKECQDILDSQENLPDFGSSTKRALPSNPDSQNLRTSSDKQSLEIEVASDVPDSSTSNGASENSFRRYRKSDLHTSEVMEYKNRSFSKSNKPSNSVWGPLPFTLTKNLQKDFDSTNASDKLGLTKISSYPMNEMTDNYIVPVKEHQADVCNTIDRNVLAGCSLRDLMRKKRLCHGESPVSQHMKSRKVRDSRHGEKNECTLRCEAKKQGPALSAEFSEFVCGDTPNLSPIDSGNCECNISTESSELHSVDRCSAKETASQNSDEVLRNLSSTTVPFGKDPQTVESGTLVSSNIHVGIEIDSVQKSGREQESTANETDETGRLICLTLSKKPPSLDCLSAGLQDSAHSHEIHAREKQHDEYEGNSNDIPFFPLEDNKEEKKHFFQGTSLGIPLHHLNDGSNLYLLTPAFSPPSVDSVLQWISNDKGDSNIDSEKQPLRDNHNDRGASFTDLASASNVVSVSEHVEQHNNLFVNSESNAYTESEIDLKPKGTFLNLNLQASVSQELSQISGPDGKSGPTPLSQMGFRDPASMGAGQQLTILSIEVHAESRGDLRPDPRFDSVNVIALVVQNDDSFVAEVFVLLFSPDSIDQRNVDGLSGCKLSVFLEERQLFRYFIETLCKWDPDVLLGWDIQGGSIGFLAERAAQLGIRFLNNISRTPSPTTTNNSDNKRKLGNNLLPDPLVANPAQVEEVVIEDEWGRTHASGVHVGGRIVLNAWRLIRGEVKLNMYTIEAVSEAVLRQKVPSIPYKVLTEWFSSGPAGARYRCIEYVIRRANLNLEIMSQLDMINRTSELARVFGIDFFSVLSRGSQYRVESMLLRLAHTQNYLAISPGNQQVASQPAMECVPLVMEPESAFYDDPVIVLDFQSLYPSMIIAYNLCFSTCLGKLAHLKMNTLGVSSYSLDLDVLQDLNQILQTPNSVMYVPPEVRRGILPRLLEEILSTRIMVKKAMKKLTPSEAVLHRIFNARQLALKLIANVTYGYTAAGFSGRMPCAELADSIVQCGRSTLEKAISFVNANDNWNARVVYGDTDSMFVLLKGRTVKEAFVVGQEIASAITEMNPHPVTLKMEKVYHPCFLLTKKRYVGYSYESPNQREPIFDAKGIETVRRDTCEAVAKTMEQSLRLFFEQKNISKVQI; encoded by the exons ATGGCTGATTCTCAATCCGGTTCCAATGTTTTCAGTTTACGGATAGTTTCAATCGATTATTACATGGCTTCTCCAATCCCTGGTTATAATATTTGCTACAGTAGCTTCCAAG GTAGTGAGGTAAATGAAGTCCCTGTTATAAGGATATACGGCTCTACACCTGCTGGTCAGAAGACTTGCTTGCACATTCATCGT GCTTTACCATATCTCTATATTCCGTGCTCAGAAATTCCACTTGAGCATCATAAAGGAG tgGATGGAAGTACACTTGCTTTATCCCTTGAGTTAGAGAAGGCTCTAAAG CTTAAGGGAAATGCTGCTTCAAAAAGGCAACATATCCATGATTGTGAGATTGTAAGAGCAAAGAAGTTTTATGGGTACCACTCAACAGAGGAGGCTTTTGTGAAGATTTATCT CTACCATCCACCCGATGTGGCTCGTGCTGCCAGTCTTCTTCTG GCAGGTGCTGTTCTTGGTAAAAGTTTGCAGCCTTACGAGTCTCATATTCCCTTTATTCTCCAGTTTCTG GTTGATTATAATTTGTATGGAATGGGTCATGTGCATATATCAAAGATGAAGTTCCGTAGCCCAGTGCCTCACCATTTCCGGCCAAGGAGATTTGATTTGGATGATTGTCCGGGACAAAGGATTGACGAAGTGGCTATTACAAAG GCAAATTCAAGTGCTGCTGCAAGCGTCAGTTTTCCTGTTTGGAGCTTGTCAACAATCCCAGGTCAGTGGATGTGGAATCTCTCTGAAGAATCTGATACACCGTTGAGCCAGAGCCAGCATAGGCACCAACACCATTACAGACGTCAGAGTCTCTGTGAACTTGAGGGAGATGCTACTAGTAGTG ATATTCTCAATCAACAGTTTAAAATGTACAACTCCCTTTCACAAGCCCAGTCTGATACTAACATGGTTCAGTCGCTTGTGGCAATTTGGGAG GAGGAGTATGAAAGGACTGGTGTGCATGATGCACCTATACCTCCTGATCCTGGTAAACCCTCTGCAGCTGATGTGTTGCAGACTATGTCAGATTATGTTGGGTTTGGGAATATGCTTAAAGAAATGCTAAACAAAGTTGAATTGTCTCCGCCTGGTATGAAGCCTACTGCAGTATCTTCAGCTGGTCCAGATATGCATGCCAAACCTGAAATTACTGATCTACAGGCTTTGAATCATATGGTTGGTACATGCAGTGAGTTTCCTGCATCAGAACAGCTTTCTCCACTTGGCGAGAAGAGTGAAGAAGCATCAATGGAAAATGatgaatatatgaaaacaCCCACGGACAGAGATACACCTGCTCAAATACAAGATGCTGAAGCCTTGGGTCTCTTTAAGTGGTTTGCCTCATCTCAGGCTGCAGAGGACATAAACTCAGATGATGAGATTCTCCGGGAAACTATCCTTAGTCCTCTTTTGCCTTTAGCGTCTATTAACAAGGTTCTTGAAATGGCTAGTACAGATTATGTGAGCCAATCCCAAAAGGAATGTCAAGACATTCTTGATTCTCAGGAAAATCTTCCAGACTTTGGGAGTTCGACTAAGAGAGCTTTACCTAGTAATCCTGATAGCCAGAATCTTAGAACTTCATCCGACAAACAATCTCTTGAAATAGAAGTCGCTAGTGATGTTCCAGATAGCTCCACTTCAAATGGAGCAAGCGAAAATTCATTCCGGAGATACAGAAAGAGTGATTTACATACGAGTGAAGTAATGGAGTATAAGAACAGGAGCTTCTCTAAGAGCAACAAGCCTAGCAACTCAGTATGGGGACCTTTACCTTTTACACTGACCAAAAATCTTCAGAAGGACTTTGACAGTACAAATGCTAGTGATAAACTTGGTTTAACAAAGATTAGTTCTTACCCCATGAATGAGATGACAGACAATTATATTGTTCCAGTCAAAGAACATCAAGCAGATGTTTGTAATACAATTGACAGAAACGTTTTGGCTGGATGTTCTCTGCGGGACTTGATGAGAAAAAAACGGTTATGCCATGGAGAATCGCCTGTTTCACAGCATATGAAGTCTAGGAAGGTTAGAGATTCCCGACACGGGGAAAAAAATGAGTGCACCTTGAGATGTGAGGCCAAAAAACAAGGTCCTGCTCTTTCTGCAGAATTTAGCGAATTTGTTTGTGGCGATACTCCAAATTTATCTCCTATAGATTCTGGAAATTGCGAGTGTAATATATCCACTGAGTCATCTGAACTTCATTCTGTTGATAGATGTTCAGCTAAAGAGACAGCAAGTCAAAACAGTGATGAAGTTTTAAGGAATTTGTCATCTACCACTGTTCCATTTGGTAAGGATCCACAAACTGTGGAATCAGGAACACTAGTGTCTAGCAATATACATGTTGGGATTGAAATAGATAGTGTCCAAAAATCGGGGAGGGAGCAAGAGTCAACTGCCAATGAAACTGATGAGACGGGAAGATTAATATGCCTAACCTTAAGCAAGAAGCCTCCTTCTCTCGATTGCCTAAGTGCTGGACTGCAGGATTCTGCACATTCTCATGAAATTCATGCCAGGGAAAAACAGCATGATGAATATG AGGGAAATTCCAACGACATCCCGTTTTTTCCCTTGGAGGACAACAAGGAGGAAAAGAAACACTTTTTCCAAGGAACTTCCCTTGGTATTCCCTTGCATCATCTCAATGACGGCTCCAATCTTTACCTACTGACCCCTGCCTTTTCACCCCCTTCTGTGGATTCTGTTTTACAATGGATATCGAATGACAAAG GAGACTCTAATATTGATTCAGAAAAACAACCATTACGAGATAATCATAATGATCGTGGAGCAAGTTTCACTGATCTTGCTTCTGCATCTAATGTGGTGTCTGTGTCTGAGCACGTGGAGCAGCATAATAACCTTTTTGTGAATTCAGAATCAAATGCTTATACAGAGTCGGAGATAGATCTGAAACCCAAAGGAACGTTTCTTAATCTTAACTTGCAGGCCAGTGTTTCCCAAGAGCTGTCTCAGATTTCAGGCCCTGATGGGAAATCTGGGCCCACTCCCTTAAGTCAAATGGGATTCCGAGATCCTGCGAGCATGGGTGCGGGGCAACAGCTTACAATTCTGAGTATAGAG GTTCATGCAGAGTCTAGAGGGGACCTGCGACCTGATCCACGATTTGATTCTGTCAATGTTATAGCTCTCGTCGTGCAGAATGACGATAGTTTTGTAGCTGAAGTATTTGTGCTTTTATTTAGTCCAGATAGCATTGATCAGAG AAATGTTGATGGCCTATCTGGATGCAAGTTGTCTGTATTCCTTGAAGAGAGGCAACTATTCAGATATTTTATTGAGACTTTATGTAAATGGGATCCAGATGTTCTTCTGGGCTGGGATATACAGGGCGGATCCATTGGTTTTCTAGCTGAAAGAGCTGCACAGCTTGGTATAAGATTTCTCAATAATATATCTAGGACGCCATCTCCGACCACAACAAACAATTCAGATAATAAGAGAAAACTTGGTAATAATCTGCTGCCAGATCCGTTGGTAGCTAATCCTGCTCAAGTAGAAGAAGTGGTAATTGAGGACGAGTGGGGCCGCACACATGCTAGTGGTGTTCATGTTGGAGGTAGAATTGTTCTCAATGCATGGCGTTTGATTCGCGGGGAAGTTAAACTCAACATGTACACGATTGAAGCTGTGTCAGAGGCTGTTTTGAGGCAGAAGGTTCCATCAATCCCCTATAAGGTATTGACAGAATGGTTTTCAAGTGGTCCTGCGGGTGCAAGATATAGATGCATAGAATATGTGATTCGGCGAGCAAATTTGAACCTTGAGATAATGAGCCAACTTGACATG ATAAATCGTACGTCAGAACTTGCTCGTGTTTTTGGTATAGACTTTTTCTCAGTTCTCTCCCGAGGTTCACAGTACAGAGTGGAATCCATGCTTCTGAGATTAGCACATACACAAAATTATCTTGCTATTTCTCCAGGAAACCAACAG GTTGCCTCTCAGCCAGCTATGGAATGTGTACCTCTTGTGATGGAACCAGAATCTGCCTTTTACGATGATCCTGTTATTGTGTTGGATTTTCAATCTCTTTACCCTTCAATGATTATAGCATATAATCTGTGCTTTTCTACATGTCTCGGAAAACTTGCACATTTGAAGATGAACACCCTTGGGGTCAGCTCATACTCTCTAGACCTCGATGTTCTTCAGGATTTAAATCAGATCCTACAGACCCCAAACAGTGTGATGTACGTGCCACCAGAG GTGCGTAGAGGAATTTTACCTAGGCTGCTAGAGGAGATTCTGTCTACAAGAATAATGGTGAAAAAAGCAATGAAAAAGTTGACTCCTTCAGAAGCAGTTCTTCACCGG ATATTTAATGCGAGGCAGCTTGCTTTAAAGCTGATAGCAAATGTGACTTATGGTTATACTGCTGCTGGCTTCAGTGGTCGAATGCCTTGTGCAGAGCTGGCAGATAGTATTGTCCAGTGTGGTCGTAGCACACTTGAGAAGGCTATTTCATTCGTCAATGCCAATGATAATTGGAACGCTAGAGTTGTATATGGTGACACTGATAG TATGTTTGTCCTCCTAAAAGGACGAACTGTAAAAGAAGCTTTTGTAGTCGGACAAGAGATTGCATCTGCAATAACTGAAATGAACCCACACCCAGTCACTTTAAAGATGGAGAAAGTCTATCACCCTTGTTTCCTTCTTACGAAGAAGCGTTATGTTGGGTACAGTTATGAAAGTCCCAATCAGAGAGAGCCTATATTTGATGCAAAAGGTATTGAAACTGTTCGAAGAGACACTTGTGAAGCTGTTGCGAAAACTATGGAGCAATCGTTGAGACTCTTTTTTGAACAGAAGAACATCTCTAAGGtacaaatttga